The genome window TAAGCATATGCTGCTTCTGCCTGCAAATAACCATCTAAATGTGGGTTTGCATATCTTTCCAGTGAGGCACTAAAAGAAGTACTTGTTTCCATCAGCCAAAATGGTCTATCTTTCTTTATATTTCTATACAAATCACACAGCATCATAAAGGAACTAGCATTTTCCTGGACCGCATATGTATCAAAAGAGGCAAAATCTAGAGTTTCAAACAACAATGCTTGATCCAGATCAAAAAAGACTGTTGCATTATGTGTAATAGGCGCATTTGAATGTTGACGAATAATAGCTGCTTGCTCTGTTGCAAACTCTGCTATTTTCTCATGTGTGAATAATTTATACATTGTTGATAAAGATGCGTTATGCAAGAAAGGTGTTTGTTTAGGCTGTGGAATTTGTTCAAATGTTTGATAGTATTGGCTCCATATTTGTGTGCCCCATGCTACATTTAAATTTTCAATCGTTTCATACTTTTGTTTTAGCCAACGATGCCATTCAGATTTACAAGTATCACAAAAGCACTCTCCAACATGACATTTAAATTCGTTATCTAACTGCCAGGCAATGATACCAGGCATCTCTCCTAACTCCTTTGCCAGTGTCTCCGTAATAATGGCTGCCTTTTCACGAAAATAGCCATTATTTGTACAAACGTGCTGCCTTGCTCCATGGCTCATAATAGTACCATTTTTATCTACATGCATACGTTCTGGATGTTGATAGGACATCCAAATTGGTGGTGTTGCAGTCGGTGTGCAGAGGATAGTATCAATACCATTATCTTTCAATTTCTTAATCACTTCTTTCAAAAAAGATACATTCACATTTCCTTCTTCTTTCTCGATAAAGGACCAAATAAATTCACCTATACGCACCACATTAATTCCTACTTCTTTCATTAGTTGGATGTCTTCTTCTATAATTTTTTGATCCCATAGCTCAGGATAGAAAGCCGCACCATGATATAGCTTTTGCAAATTTATTTCCTCCTCTTTATAACTGTCTGCTAACAATAAGTGTATAAAAATTCGGATAGACATAAAATAGCTAATGACTGTCCATATGGCATCGTAGTCATCGGAATTTGGCGATAAAATTCCAGTGTTTCTCCCATTCCAGTTCCTACTGATACTTTTTGTAAAGCACCTTGTTCATTTATTTCTTGGATAATTGCCTGTACTGCCTTTAAAGCAATCTCTTTATATTCCGAGCCAATGTACCTTTTGTGAACTGCTTTCAATATTCCGTACGCAAAGCCAGCCGTGGCGGATGCCTCTAAATAGGAGGATCGGTCGGTAATCAAGGTATGCCACATACCTGTTTCATGTTGATATTCTTTTAATGTCTCTATCTGCCTAGTTAGTGTCTCTAATAAATATTCACGAAAGAAATCTCCCTTTGGCAGTTCAAGCAAATCGATTATTTCAGGAATAGCAATGGTAATCCAGCAATTACCTCGTGCCCATAGAGCCTCTGCAAAATGGTGATCCTCCTCAAACGTCCAGCCATGGAACCATAATCCTGTTTTTCGATCACAAAGATATTTTGTATGAATAAGAAACTGCTTTTTCGCTTCTTCTATATACATTTGGTTACGAAGCAGTTTTCCAATTTTTGCAAGAGGTAAAACAGTCATCATTAGTGTATCATCCCATAGCTGATTTTTATTTTCAGGTCCATAGGTCATGTGCTGAAGTCCATCTTCTTTTGTCCTTGGCATTTCATATAGCACCCAGTCAGCCCACTTCTCTAAATAAGGTAAATACGTTTGATCCCTTGTATCTTCATAGAGGTATGCCAAGGTAAGCAGAGGCGCCATCGTATTGACATTTTTAGGTGGAACTCCCTCTTTTAATCTTCGGTAATACCATTCTGTGATTATTTGCTTTGCCTTTTGATCATTCGATATTTTCCAATAATTATAGATTCCATATAAGCCTACACCCTGTGGCCAATTCCATACTTCCCAGCTTTTATCATCCACCACAACTCCATCAAAATGTAGTAAGTACTCACCTGTTTGATCTTTAATACTCGCTAAATTCTCCATCAACTTTTCTATCGAACCAACCACTTTTTGTTTTTCTAACAAAAGTCCTGTATCAACCATCTCTTTCCCTCCATGTAAAGAATAAAGAAAATGTTCAGTTATAAAGATTTCTTTTCCCAGTGCTATTTCAAGCCACTTGTACTGATACCTTCCACAATATACTTTTGGAATAAGAAAAATATCAAAATAACTGGTAATAATGAGACAACAGACATGGCAAACATTGCTCCCCAATTTGATGCTGATTCTGTATCTAAAAATAATTTTAAAGCTAGGGAAACTGGATATAATTCTGCTTTATTTAAATATAAAACCGGATTGATTAAATCTTCCCATTTCCAATAAAACGAAAAAATAGCAGAGGTAGCTAACGCCGGTGTTATCAAAGGTAATATGATGCGAAAGAAGATACTAAAGCGGCCGCATCCATCTATTCTAGCTGCTTCATCTAACTCTACAGGGATGGTACGAATAAACTGGACAATTAAAAAGATGAAAAAGGCATGCCCAAAAAACTGTGGAACAACGATTGGTTTAAAACTATTTATCCAGCCTATTTTGGCAAAGATGATATATTGAGGAATCATTAATACTTCATGTGGAAGCATCATCGTCACCATCATGCATGCAAACCAAAAGCTTTTGCCTTTAAACTGAATTCTCGCGAATCCATAAGCGATTAGCGCAGACGAAACTACCGCGCCAATGGTGGAAAGTCCAACAATAATCAAAGAGTTTTTAATAAAAGTACCAAAGGACTGTCCAGCAATTCCCTGCCATCCATCTGCATAGTTGGTCCAAATAAATTTTTCCGGAATAAGCGAATGAGCAGTAACAAAGATAGAAGAACTTTCTTTAAAGGAGCTCACAATTAACCATATGACAGGATAGAGCATGATAATAGCAATGATGCTAGTAATCAGATGAAAAAGTATTTTTTTCGGTCTGATTTTTTTCCTTTTCTTTTCTATTGTTGGCCTGATGTCTGGTTCGATAACATTATTTGTTGCTTGTTTAATTGTCTCCACCTTTATTAATCCTCCTTTGACTCGTAATAAACCCATAAGGATGATGTTTTAAATAGAATGAGTGTGGTGAGACCTACGATAATCAACATTACCCAGGCCATGGCAGATGCATATCCCATTTGGAAAAAGTTAAATGCTTTTTGGAATAAATAAAGCGGGTATAGTAAAGTACCATCTAAAGGACCACCCTCCCCTTTTGAAATAATATAAGCTGGTGTAAAAGTCATAAAGGCAGATATTGTTTGCATGACTAAATTAAAGAAAATAATGGGGCTTAAGAGTGGTAATGTGATTTTGAAAAATTTGCGAATGGCATTTGCGCCATCTACACTTGCCGCTTCATAGTATGTTGGCGGAATATTTTTTAGCCCTGCCAGGAAGATAAGCATGGAAGAACCAAACTGCCATACAGCAAGTAGAATCAATGTCCATAACGCGCTTGTAGGATCTTGATACCACAGAATTTTCTTATCAATCCCCATAAAGAACAATAACGCATTGATTACTCCTTCGTTTCCAAAAATATTACGCCACATAATCGCAACTGCCACACTACCTCCGATAATCGATGGAAGATAAAAAAGTACGCGGTAAATCCCTATTCCTTTCATGTTTTGGTTTAAAAGCATCGCTACAAATAAAGCAAACATTAAACGAAGAGGAACACCTGCAAGTACATAATAAAAAGTAACACTTAATGATTTCCAAAACTTTTCATCTCCAAAGAACATTTCTTTATAATTACCAAGCCCTATCCATGTCGGGGTTGTAAATAAATCATAATTAGTAAAGGATAAGTATAAGGAAATAAGCATCGGCACAACGGTAAATGTCGTAAATCCAATAATAAATGGTGATATAAAAGCGTATCCGGATAAATTATCTTTTAATGCACGTGATTTCATTTCGAATCCAACTCCTTTCTAATCAGAAATAAAGCACGAATCATTCAAAATAGAACTTTTCGTGCATATGTTTTTTGCCTAGTTCAAGTTTTACATATTATGATTTAACGAAATTATGTGCTTCAATAGTGTGGTTAAGCAGCTCCCTATTTATTTCTTCCTAGAATTTCATTTGCTTGTTCTCTAAATTTCTTTGCCCCTTCTGCTGGCTTAATTTGTTTAAATAATATTTGATCAGAAACATCTTTCAGTGATTTAATTACTTCTGCGCTTCCAATTGGATCTGGCGGATCTGCCTCGGTTGCATGCTGTGCCGCAGCTTCCACATATTCGACAATTTTTGTTTCTGACTCGCTTAACTCTGGCTTGATTGCCTCAGATACTTCAGTAGAAACTGGTACCCCTCTTTCTCCTTTAATCAATTTATTTGCTTCCACATTATTCACAAAGTAATCAATAAATTTTGCTGCCTCTTCTTTTACCTTCGAACTTTTCGGAATAGAGAATAACATACTTGGTTTTAAGAATAAGGCACTTTCTTGTGCTGGAGGGAAGTTAATAGTAAGTGAATCATCGGTTAATTGAGAAAATGCTAAGTATTGATTAGAGTAATTCCATGTAAATCCAGTAGCACCTTTTACAATAAAGTCATCTTCCATCCCTTTTATTTGTGCTTGTTCATCTGGAGTTGGCGATGCATCTGCCTCGATTAAGCGCAATTGTCTTTCAAAGTAATCAATAAATAATTGATCATCCTTGTAAGCTAACCCTGTACCATCTTCCTTATAAAAACGCTCCCCTTGTGTTCTTAAATAATATGGGAAGAATACATCTGGGGGATGCATCCCATTCGAACCATAGATTCCTAGTTTTTCTTGTAGCTGCAAGGCTGTTTTTTCGTAGTCATCCCATGACCAAGTTTGGCTGTCAAACTCAATTCCAGCCTCTTTTAATAAGCGATCATTTGAAATAACAGATAATACGTTCACACCTGCAGGTAACCCATAAAGGCTATCATCAATTTTTCCTCCTGAAATATTATTTTCAGGAATATTTGCTGTATCTATTGTTCCATTTTCAAGATAAGGTGTTAAATCTTCCAATTGTCCTTTTTCTCCATACTGAGATAAATAGGCCATATCCATTTGAATTACATCAGGTAATTGGTTTGCTGCAGCCTGCGGAGCTAGCTTTTTCCAATAATCATCCCAGTTAGCAAACTCTGGCTCGATGTTCACGTTAGGATTTTCCTTCTCATACATCTCAATAACTTTTGTTGTGTAATCATGACGAGGCTGTCCACCCCACCACGCAAACCGGATGGTAATCTTGTCGCTGCCATTTTTTCCATCTGATTCGTTACTGCTAGATGCACTACAACCGCTAAATGCTGTTACCACAAACAGACTTAAGGCTAAAATGAGAATCTTCCTCACCAAATCCCCCTCTTCCTTCTTTATTGTAAGTGCTTTCATTATGATTTTAATTGTTATTATCACATGATGGAATATAAAAAATAGAGAAATCCTGTTTAAAAAACAGAGGTATTCATTTTAGAAAATCCATCAGTAAAAAAGCTCCTCATCTCTTCTTTCTCAAAGAGATGAGGAGCTTTTCTACCGTGCGTTCTTATATTCAGAAGGAGTATAGCCAGTATGTTTTTTAAATACCTGGCTAAAGTATTGCGGATTATCACCGAATCCAATCATTTCTGCCAGTGTTAGTATTTTTACATCATCCGTCTTCTGAATTTCTTCCATTGCCTTATTCACTCTCATTTTCGTCACATATGTCGAAAACTTTTCCCCTGTTTCTTGCTTAAATAATTTGCCTAAATAATCTGCATTCATATAAACCTGTTTGGCAACCCACTTTAAGGAAAGGGCTGGATTGCTTAATTCACTATTAATTATTTCTTTCATTTGCTCGATTATATGCGACTGAGAAGATTTATGTTTTTCATAATAGATAAAGGTGATTTCCTTTGTATGATGGAGTAGAAACTCCTTCATGGCCTGAATACTATCCACTTCTAGTAAATAGGTGATTTTCCCCATATAGTCAGACAGGCTTTTTGCACAGCATGCTTGGATCATGGTGAGAAAAAGTTGAATAACATAGGTTCTTGTCAAATGAATTGGATCTCTTTTAACCGCAATTTGCTGGAATATATCGTCCATCTCTTGCTTTACTTTGTTCCAATTTCCTGATTTTATTTCTAAAAACAATGGTAAATCCCCAAATTCCAAGTTATTTATTTCCTGTTCCTGCTGAATATCTTTTTTTGTTATTATGCTTCCCTCTCCTAAATAAAAACGATGACTTAGACATTCAAGCGCTTCTTGATAAAGTTTTCGCGTTAATGTAATAGGACCTGCTCCACTCACGGCAACCGTCATATCCATTTCGTAGACAGCATAGAAATTTTTACGGATCTCTTCAATTCTCTCTTGTAATTCTTCCTGTCCATTATTTTCATCTACTAGAAACAATATATATTCTCCGATATTAGACGAAAAAATGGGTGATCCAAAAATATCGCTTCCAACATTCTCTAACATAAATAAATGTTCATAGTTAAAATCTCCTTCGAGATGAAACAGCACAACACAAACTTTCTTATCTTCTAATCTAGTATGAAAAATTCTCTGATAATAGGCTAAAACGTTTTTTTCTGATTTTTTACTAGTAACAAGCTCTGTCAGCAATTGCTTTTTTACAAAAGGCTGCACAGTATCCATTTTCTTTTTCATTTCTAGCAAGTAACGCTTTCTTTTTTCTTTAATCCGAATTTCACTAATCGTCTGTTGGATCGCTTCCATAATTTGCTTTTCGTTACAAGGCTTTAATAAATAATGTTTAACTCCATACTCCATTGCTTTTTTCGCAAAATGAAATTCGGAAAATCCAGATAGAAGGATAAAATGGATAGAAGGATATTCCTTTTTAATTTTAGAAACTAACTCAATGCCATTTAATCCCGGCATCTTTATATCACTAATAACAATATGAGGCTGTAAATTTTTAATTAATTGATAGGCTTCTATCCCATTGGCAGCCTTACCCACGAGCCTTGTATGTAACATATCCCAGTCAATAATACTAGAAATGCCATCTAAAATGATTTTTTCATCATCTACTAGAATTACCCTATACATGTTCTCACCGCCATTTATTTGGAATAATTAGATGTACTTGTGTTCCTGTTCCTCGTTTACTTTTAATTATTAAACCAAATTCCTCACCGTATAGAAGCTTTATCCGTGAATCAATATTATAGAGGCCGATTCCAGTTCCTCTTGTTCTTACTTCCTGCTTTCTAACTTTTGCTAATAATTCCTCCTCCATTCCTGGTCCATTATCCTCTACTGTAATATGCAAATTATTTTCTCTAAGAACAGCATGGACCGTTATTTTGCAAGGCTCTATCATCTGTTCGAGTGCATAATGAATAGCATTTTCTACGAGCGGCTGAATCATCAATTTAGGTATATAGCAATTCTTCGTCTCTGGAGGTATCATTTTATGAAAAATTAAGCGGTCACCATATCGATATTTTTGTATTCTTATATAATGATCTACAATAAATATCTCCTCTTCTAACAGAACTGCATCATTTTTTGCACTAATGGCATTCCGCAATAAGTAACCCAATGACTCCACCATACTGGAAATATCAGTTTGCCGATTCATCTTTGCCTGCCAATTAATCGATTCCAATGTGTTGTATAAAAAATGGGGGTTTATTTGTGCCTGTAATGCTTTAAATTCTGTATCCTTAATTAATAATTGTTTCTCATAGTTTTCTTTGATTAATGTATTAATACGTTCAATCATCAAGATAAAATGATCAGTAAGAATGCCGATCTCATCTTTCGCTTGCATAGGCTGCAATGTATTTTTTATGGATAAATCTCCTTTTTGGACATTTTTCATCGCAGACACTAACTGTTCTATCGGCTTTGTCAGTTTACTAGAAAAAACGATTGCCATAAATAAAACAACTAAGTTCAGCAAAAAGAAAATCGCCAGCATAGTGTATTTTGTTGTTTGCACTTTTGCAATAATCGAATCAAATGACACAATATTCCAATAAACCCAGTTAACATAGGAGGAAGAAGTATGGGTAATAAAGTATTTCTGACCGCCTATTGACTGAATTTCATAGCCGACCTTCTGATTCGGCAAATAGGGGATATTTTCTATTTCTTTGAATATTCCTTTATAAAAGAATTGATTATCTTCTCCGCTAATCATCATATTACTTGTCACTTTATTATTTTCTGATACACTGTCTTCTACAATTTTATCTACATTGACTTGAATAAGGAGTGTGCCTAAATTATCTAAACTCAAGTTCTGATGGGTTCTGATTTTGCGAATAGCAAAGATCTTATTGCTGTCTGTCTCTGTTACCCACTGATTAGCTCCTTTTTTTCTTTCTCCTATCTCGATCCATTTCTCCTTTTTGTTCGAAATAATGGATGATGTATACCCGCCAGCTCGATATTCCCTCCCATTAGCATCAAATATATGAATCGAATGTATATATTTTGAAGATCCTACATACTCTGTCAGCAGATCCCAAAGCTGATTTTCCAGCTGATATCGCTGATATGGATTGGAATCCAGCTTTATTTCCGATAAAATGGTTTGAATTTTATTATCTGTCATAAGGGAAAAGGAAACTTCCTCAATACTTTTTAATTCCTTTTCTAGTTGCTTGGATGACATATGCAATGCTTCTGTTGTCTTTTGATAATATAATTGATCATATACATGAAAGGCATATTGAAATCCAATTAATAAAAAGGATAGAGAACCAACCATTATGAATAAAATGGTTAACGTCAGCTTTTTCTTTATTTTTAACTGTCGGTATTTATTTAAAATAGATAAAATGAAATGTTTCATCGTTAACCCCTTTTCCTTTTAACCAATCCTTTGTTGGGTCACTTTCTTTAAACGATGATCAATACTGCCAAAAGCTTTGCACGCCAGCCAGGTAATAACAAATGCAAGGGTACTAATACTAAAGAATAGAAGAAGCGTTATATGAAGTGATGCCAGAAAAGCTATACTAAATACAGCCATAAAGATTCCTACTGTATGGGCAGGCCGTAGAAATCCGATAACAAATGCATATTTTATGCACTGTAACAACTTGAGATCGTAGTATGTATAAACTGGTAGAAGATATAAAAAAGTCGTACTAAAAAAAGAAATAATCCAAAAATAAAAAAAAGAAGAAGTGTTGTGGGGCCATCCAATATACCAATAATCCAAAAATCCAAATAAAGCAACAAAAAAATAAGCATGAAAATCATCCCAAGAATATTACCTTTCCACCAATCTTGTTTATAGCTGGCCCAAAATAGAGGAAAAATGCGGATATCATTTTCCCCATTCACCCATTTTTTTGTAATGGAAAACAGAGCAATACTTGCTGGCATCCATCCAAAAAATCCCAATCCTAAAACTGTAAAGAAGATCCATAGTAAATTTACATAAGCTAGTCGCGTTACCCATTCACAAAACTTATAGACACCATTTGTTAAACTGTGTACCAATCTCCCATCTCCCTTATTATATTTTTAACTATTGTACACTAATTTTGTAAGCCTTTACATATCCTAGTGTAAAGATAAGGAAAATCAATCGAAAAATTTCTATAATATCCCAATTCTAGAAATAATTAACCGGCTCATTTCACTCCTATCGGATACGCAATTGGTTTAAATCTATCCAATTGCGGCTATATCAAGTACAGAAAAGACAAGTCCAACAGGAGGAGGAAGAGGAAACATGGCTTCTACTAAATTAGCAATACATGAAACGTTAGAATTACATGAAGTACTGACGTTAAAACAGAGTTGTCTAGTAAAATCCTATGCATTACAATCCCTGGTTGAAGATGATACTTTAAAAGCAATTCTAGATAATGATGTATCCAGTTCAGAGAAAGCAATCAAAGAACTGCAGCAAATTCTAAAACAATAAAGGGAAGGTGATTAGAATGAGTTTCATGGATAAATTAAAGGCCACTGGAAAAATGAGTGATGAGTTAATTGCTACGGAGCTACTGGTTTCTGCTAAAGCAACGGTAAGAACGTACGCCGTTGCCTTAACAGAGACAGCTTCTCCACAAGTAAGAGAAATCCTTAAGAAACAACTCAATGAAGCGATTGACAATCATGCTAAAATCGCCAACTATATGATTAAAAATAATATGTACTATGCCTATGATGTGGATAAACAATTAGAGCATGATAAAGAAAAATTAGACCAATCATTAGAATTAGTAAAATAAATAAAAAAAGGAGATAAGTGATATAGTCAGCTTATCTCCTTCTTTTTTAAACTTTAAATCAATATTTTAATATTTGAGGTTTAAATATGTTTATAATAGGGTAAAGATGTTTTATTAAAAACTATTATTTGTGTAGTTTAGTATTTTTCATACTTAAATTGAATCCATGGGAGTAACGAAAATGAACACAATAATGTACATAAAGGACGAATTAAAAAATTTCATTAATGAGAATGGGAACACCTTCAATCAAAAATTACTGACAGAAGCAACAAACGTATCGATAAAAATTACTGATATATTAAATAAAGGCAATATTGATTTATTAAAAAACGCCAAAAAATTGATATTTTACACAGTAGATCAACAAGAGGCAGATTTAATTTCTTTTGCCAAAGTAGAAGGAATTGCATGGGCTAAACACTCTTTGACCTTAGAGTTAAAGCTAGAATGGGTTCAAGCCATCAGAAGAACATTATGGCATTTTATTAGAATGATTGATGAGGATAAGGATATCATTCATAATCGCGAGGATTATTATGGCATGGAAAAATTATTTAATGAAAAGATAGATCAATTTTTAAATAATTTTTTCCTTAGCTATACGCATTATAAAGATGAGATGCTGAATAAACAAAGAAAAATGGTTGAACATTTATCTGTTCCCATTATTCCTATTAAACAATCTATTTCCGTCTTACCATTAATCGGT of Niallia circulans contains these proteins:
- a CDS encoding spore coat protein; translated protein: MSFMDKLKATGKMSDELIATELLVSAKATVRTYAVALTETASPQVREILKKQLNEAIDNHAKIANYMIKNNMYYAYDVDKQLEHDKEKLDQSLELVK
- a CDS encoding spore coat protein, whose translation is MASTKLAIHETLELHEVLTLKQSCLVKSYALQSLVEDDTLKAILDNDVSSSEKAIKELQQILKQ
- a CDS encoding carbohydrate ABC transporter permease, producing the protein MKSRALKDNLSGYAFISPFIIGFTTFTVVPMLISLYLSFTNYDLFTTPTWIGLGNYKEMFFGDEKFWKSLSVTFYYVLAGVPLRLMFALFVAMLLNQNMKGIGIYRVLFYLPSIIGGSVAVAIMWRNIFGNEGVINALLFFMGIDKKILWYQDPTSALWTLILLAVWQFGSSMLIFLAGLKNIPPTYYEAASVDGANAIRKFFKITLPLLSPIIFFNLVMQTISAFMTFTPAYIISKGEGGPLDGTLLYPLYLFQKAFNFFQMGYASAMAWVMLIIVGLTTLILFKTSSLWVYYESKED
- a CDS encoding glycoside hydrolase family 88/105 protein, translated to MVDTGLLLEKQKVVGSIEKLMENLASIKDQTGEYLLHFDGVVVDDKSWEVWNWPQGVGLYGIYNYWKISNDQKAKQIITEWYYRRLKEGVPPKNVNTMAPLLTLAYLYEDTRDQTYLPYLEKWADWVLYEMPRTKEDGLQHMTYGPENKNQLWDDTLMMTVLPLAKIGKLLRNQMYIEEAKKQFLIHTKYLCDRKTGLWFHGWTFEEDHHFAEALWARGNCWITIAIPEIIDLLELPKGDFFREYLLETLTRQIETLKEYQHETGMWHTLITDRSSYLEASATAGFAYGILKAVHKRYIGSEYKEIALKAVQAIIQEINEQGALQKVSVGTGMGETLEFYRQIPMTTMPYGQSLAILCLSEFLYTYC
- a CDS encoding response regulator transcription factor; the protein is MYRVILVDDEKIILDGISSIIDWDMLHTRLVGKAANGIEAYQLIKNLQPHIVISDIKMPGLNGIELVSKIKKEYPSIHFILLSGFSEFHFAKKAMEYGVKHYLLKPCNEKQIMEAIQQTISEIRIKEKRKRYLLEMKKKMDTVQPFVKKQLLTELVTSKKSEKNVLAYYQRIFHTRLEDKKVCVVLFHLEGDFNYEHLFMLENVGSDIFGSPIFSSNIGEYILFLVDENNGQEELQERIEEIRKNFYAVYEMDMTVAVSGAGPITLTRKLYQEALECLSHRFYLGEGSIITKKDIQQEQEINNLEFGDLPLFLEIKSGNWNKVKQEMDDIFQQIAVKRDPIHLTRTYVIQLFLTMIQACCAKSLSDYMGKITYLLEVDSIQAMKEFLLHHTKEITFIYYEKHKSSQSHIIEQMKEIINSELSNPALSLKWVAKQVYMNADYLGKLFKQETGEKFSTYVTKMRVNKAMEEIQKTDDVKILTLAEMIGFGDNPQYFSQVFKKHTGYTPSEYKNAR
- a CDS encoding STAS domain-containing protein produces the protein MNTIMYIKDELKNFINENGNTFNQKLLTEATNVSIKITDILNKGNIDLLKNAKKLIFYTVDQQEADLISFAKVEGIAWAKHSLTLELKLEWVQAIRRTLWHFIRMIDEDKDIIHNREDYYGMEKLFNEKIDQFLNNFFLSYTHYKDEMLNKQRKMVEHLSVPIIPIKQSISVLPLIGTIDSYRIKVIEEKVLNDISDSKIQTLVIDLSGTAKMEMDVIDYFEKVLAGISMMGCNAILTGLRPELVKKMVHAGIHFEKNAETRGTLQETLKNIL
- a CDS encoding sensor histidine kinase; protein product: MKHFILSILNKYRQLKIKKKLTLTILFIMVGSLSFLLIGFQYAFHVYDQLYYQKTTEALHMSSKQLEKELKSIEEVSFSLMTDNKIQTILSEIKLDSNPYQRYQLENQLWDLLTEYVGSSKYIHSIHIFDANGREYRAGGYTSSIISNKKEKWIEIGERKKGANQWVTETDSNKIFAIRKIRTHQNLSLDNLGTLLIQVNVDKIVEDSVSENNKVTSNMMISGEDNQFFYKGIFKEIENIPYLPNQKVGYEIQSIGGQKYFITHTSSSYVNWVYWNIVSFDSIIAKVQTTKYTMLAIFFLLNLVVLFMAIVFSSKLTKPIEQLVSAMKNVQKGDLSIKNTLQPMQAKDEIGILTDHFILMIERINTLIKENYEKQLLIKDTEFKALQAQINPHFLYNTLESINWQAKMNRQTDISSMVESLGYLLRNAISAKNDAVLLEEEIFIVDHYIRIQKYRYGDRLIFHKMIPPETKNCYIPKLMIQPLVENAIHYALEQMIEPCKITVHAVLRENNLHITVEDNGPGMEEELLAKVRKQEVRTRGTGIGLYNIDSRIKLLYGEEFGLIIKSKRGTGTQVHLIIPNKWR
- a CDS encoding ABC transporter substrate-binding protein; translation: MRKILILALSLFVVTAFSGCSASSSNESDGKNGSDKITIRFAWWGGQPRHDYTTKVIEMYEKENPNVNIEPEFANWDDYWKKLAPQAAANQLPDVIQMDMAYLSQYGEKGQLEDLTPYLENGTIDTANIPENNISGGKIDDSLYGLPAGVNVLSVISNDRLLKEAGIEFDSQTWSWDDYEKTALQLQEKLGIYGSNGMHPPDVFFPYYLRTQGERFYKEDGTGLAYKDDQLFIDYFERQLRLIEADASPTPDEQAQIKGMEDDFIVKGATGFTWNYSNQYLAFSQLTDDSLTINFPPAQESALFLKPSMLFSIPKSSKVKEEAAKFIDYFVNNVEANKLIKGERGVPVSTEVSEAIKPELSESETKIVEYVEAAAQHATEADPPDPIGSAEVIKSLKDVSDQILFKQIKPAEGAKKFREQANEILGRNK
- a CDS encoding YesL family protein, yielding MVHSLTNGVYKFCEWVTRLAYVNLLWIFFTVLGLGFFGWMPASIALFSITKKWVNGENDIRIFPLFWASYKQDWWKGNILGMIFMLIFLLLYLDFWIIGILDGPTTLLLFFIFGLFLFLVRLFYIFYQFIHTTISSCYSA
- a CDS encoding carbohydrate ABC transporter permease, whose amino-acid sequence is MEPDIRPTIEKKRKKIRPKKILFHLITSIIAIIMLYPVIWLIVSSFKESSSIFVTAHSLIPEKFIWTNYADGWQGIAGQSFGTFIKNSLIIVGLSTIGAVVSSALIAYGFARIQFKGKSFWFACMMVTMMLPHEVLMIPQYIIFAKIGWINSFKPIVVPQFFGHAFFIFLIVQFIRTIPVELDEAARIDGCGRFSIFFRIILPLITPALATSAIFSFYWKWEDLINPVLYLNKAELYPVSLALKLFLDTESASNWGAMFAMSVVSLLPVILIFFLFQKYIVEGISTSGLK